Below is a window of Mycobacterium dioxanotrophicus DNA.
ACCGAACCGGCTGACCGCCACCTCGATGGCCGGGATGAGGTCGGTGACGTTGAACGGCTTCACCAGATACGCCATGGCCCCTGCGTCGCGGGCCCGCTCGACCAACTCACGCTGACTGAACGCAGTGAGCACCACGATCGGGGCGATGCGCTTACTGGCGATCTCGGCTGCCGCGTCGATCCCGTCGCGGCGCGGCATCTTGACGTCCATGATCACCAGGTCAGGGCGCAGCTTCTCGGCCAGATCGACCGCCTCCTGCCCGTCGCCGGCCTCACCGACCACGTCATAGCCCTCCTCTCGCAGCATCTCTGCGAGGTCGAGGCGGATGAGCGCCTCGTCCTCGGCGATGAGTACGCGGTGGGGCTTGGCGGCGTGAGTCGGTGACCCGGTCATGGAGATATTGTGTCGTGGCAGCCGCCGATGAGCGACTGCGGGGCCATCATCTATGGTGGTAGGCCGCAGCACCCAACGCAGCGATGCCCTCGTATCCCAACTGGCAGAGGAAACGGATTCAAAACCCGTCCAGTGTGAGTTCGAATCTCACCGAGGGCACCAGAAAATGCCAGGTCAATCGACCTGGCATTTGTCGTACGGACCGGCGTTACGTCACATGCCGGGACGCCACGGGCCGTTGCCGTGCCAGTGCCATTGATCGCGTGGCTCGCCGTCGTAGTACCAGTCGTCGTGGCAGCGCCCGAAGTCCCAGTTGAAGCCCCATTCGGGGTGCCAGAACTCACCGGGGCACCAGTGGTAGTCGGGCGGGGGTGCCATCGGCTCGGCTTGTGCCACGGCCCCGCCGAGTCCCGCGAGTCCGATCGCGGTGGCAAACATTGCCGTGGTTGCCGCAATTCGTGTTTTGGTCATCATGTGGCGAGCCAAGCACCCCACCCCTGCGCGCCACTGTCAAAACACTTCGAGTCCGCTGGCGTTGTTCGGTCACAGCCTGAGAAGGTATGGCGCACAGCCATTTCCAAGGTGCTCGGGTGGAGGTGAAAACCTACCCGCCGTTACGGCAGGAACCGGGCGATCTGCTGCTCCGGCAGGGTGCGTGCCGCGCGCGCCTGGCGGAAGCCGACCGCGCCGCCGGCGGCGGTGAGCAACACCATCCCGGCAAGGCCCGGCAGCACGGCGAAGATGAGATCTGTGGTGCTCGACGCACGTAGGTAGTCGGCGTAGCCGATGCGGAACGTCTCGGGGATCGCGGGGATCGTCGGCGCGGCGTGCTTCGGGGACTGCGCGCTGGGCGCGGTCACGTGAGGTGCACTCGGCGCGGGCGGCGGGGCCGCTGGTGCGCCACCGCCGCCGGACGGGGCGGGCGGGGCGACCTCCGGCAGGGGTGGCAGCGGGAGCACGATCATCGGCGGTGGGACTACCACCGGGACCGGCGCGGCGACCACGGGGGCCGACGGCGAGGCGATCGACGGGGACTGAGCTTCGGGGGCGGTGTGGGCAGGTGCCGAAGGCGCCTCGGCCGGTGCGGCGTGAATGACGATTTGCCGACTACTCGGGGCAGTCGGCACCGGCGCCAGGTTCGGAGCCCGGCCGATGCGCCCGCTGGTGGATGCTCCGCCGCCACCGCCACCGCCACCGGCTGACGGGATGCTCGCCTGAGCCTCAGGGACGCCTACCGATGTTTCCGAGATGCTCACGCCTGTGCTCAAGGTCGACGGCGTGTTCGCTGACTGTGCCGCCCGATTCGTAGTGCTCTCGGTGGTCCCCGCAGACTTCTGACCTGAGGATTCACCACCCACGCCGATCCTGTGTTTGCCGGTCTGACCAGGCTTGCCGGTTTTCTGGTTATCGCGCTGGCCGGGCCGCCCGGTCTTGGCGGGGCCACTGTTCTGCTTACCGTTGGCGCCGGCGCGGTGGCTGGAGCTTTTCTTGTTGTCTTTGTGGTGACCGAAGATGCCGAGGACATCGACGCCGACGCCGAGTAGATCAGCCGATGCGACCGCGGTGCCCGAGACGCCGGGCCCGGCGACCATGGCGCCGCAGGCGATGGCCGCACTGACCGCTGTATTCCGTACCCACACCCGGTCCACGTTCACACTCCCCCAGAGGTTCCCGACAGCGACGTCGCACTGGACAGTATTCCATTCTGACACATCGATACCGTGGAGGAGAGTTTGCTGTGATCAGGTCGAGGCGACCGCTCCGATGAGCGGCGGGCGTACCTATTGCCGCGGAGGCGGGTCGGTGAAGACGTTCGACCGCATCACCGGACTTTCGATGAAGACATGCCACTTCTTCACCATCCATCGGAAGGCGTTCCACGACTCGAACACTCGTTGGTAGTCGGCGCTCTTGGCGCTCTCACGGACGTGGATGCCCTCCATCACGGCGAAGGCGGTGCGCATCATGTCGATGGGAAACTCGCGCAGCTGCGTCCCGCCCTTGACCAGGTCCGTCAACGCGTTGCCGTTCTTCGCGTCATACTCGGCGACCACTCGCTGGTTGGCTTCCCATGCCGCGGATTCGACGATCTGCTGATACTCGGCGGGCAGGTCGTGGAAGGCCTTCTTGTTGACGATGAAATCCAGCTGATCGCCGATCTGCCACCAGCCCGGTGAGTAGTAGAACTTCGCCACCTTGTTCAGTCCGAGTTCGGCGTCGTCGAACGGGGCGACGAACTCCGCAGCGTCGAGTTGGCCGGACTTGATGGCGTCGGCCAGCTTGAGATACGGAACGTCGACCGGGGTGACGCCGAAGGTTTTCATGACCTCGGCCCCGATCCCACCAATGCGCATGCGCAGCCCTTTGAGATCGTCGGTGCTGTTGATCTCCTTGTTGAACCAGCCGCCCATCTGTGCGCCGGTATTGCCTGCGGGGAAATACACGATGCCGAACTGGTCGTAGAGTCCGCCGATGAGCTCCATTCCGCCGCCGAACCGCAGCCACGAGGCGTGTTCTGCCGCGGTCAACCCGAACGGCGCCCCGGATCCGAACGTCAGTCCGGCATTTTTGTCCGCGTAGTAGTCCGAGGAGCTGTGACCGCATTCGACGAAGCCCTTGCTGACCGCGGTCATCAGGTCGTCTTTGGTGTCGAGCTCGCCTTCGACATGCAGGTCGATGGTGAACCGGCCGCCGGTCATCGCCTTCACCCGATCGGCCACGAACTGGGCGCCGCCGTACATGATGCTCAGGTCCTTCGGCCAGCTCACCATCATGCGCCAGTGCACCTGGGGGCCGTCGACGCCCGAGGCCTTGCCCGAATCCGTTGTGGCACATGCGGTGGTGGCGCCGGCGAAGAGTGCGGTACCCGCCATTGCGGCCGGTACTCCGGCCAGCAGTCGGCGTCTGTCAATTGTCATGTCTGCTCCTGGTCGCGGAAACGTCTGGCGGGATTGTTTGTTGCTCAAGCGATTTCGTTCGCAGGCTGCTCGACCGTCGACTCGCCACGGCTGCGCCGGTCCCATTCGGCCAGGATCGCCGGCGCGGTCGGCTTGCTGGCGAGACTCCCGACCACGTACACCACCAGGCCCGAGGCCAGTCCGACGTAGATGGGCTCGTTGGCGAAGATGTCGGTGGAGACCATCGTGACCAGCGTGGCCAGTGTCCCGACGGCCATGGCCATGACGGCACCGACGTTGGTGCCGCGACGCCACACCAGTCCGCCGAGGATCGGTACGAGCAGGCCGCCCACGAGGATGTCGTAGGCCACCGTCAGGGCCGCGACCACGTCTTGCAGCACGCAGGCGATGATCACCATGACCACCCCGAACCCGGCCACGTAGAGGCGGTTGTTGCGGACGTGGTCGTGTTCACTGCCGGACTCGACATCGTGGTGCCGCAGCCGGGCCACGATGTCCTGGCTGAACACGGTGGCGGTGGCGATCAGTGCACCGCTGGAGGTCGACATCACCGCGGCCAGTGCAGCGGCGAGCACCAGACCGGCCAGCAGCGGATGCAACTGGGCCTCGACGATCCGGGCGAAGGCATCGTCACGGGCATCCAGCTTGGGCAGCAGCACGTGCGCAGCCATCCCGATCAATGCCCCGGCGGCGGCGTACAGCAGGCAGTAGACGCCGGCGGCCGTGCCCGCCCAGCGGGCCACGCCCGGGCTACGGGCGGTGAACACGCGCTGCCAGATGTCCTGGCCGATCAGCAGACCGAAGGTGTAGATGACGAAATAGGTCACGATGGTGCTGCCGCCGATGGCGGTCCACGACGTGGCGTCCGACGGCAGCTTCGCGATCATGCCGCTGAAACCGCCGGCGCGGATCACCACGATCGGCAGCAGGATGAAGAAGATGCCGATGGTCTTGATGATGAACTGCACGAAGTCGGTCAGGGTGATCGACCACATGCCGCCGAGTGTCGAGTAGAGGATCACGACGCTGCCGCCCAATATGATCGACGGGACCTTCGCCATGTCGAACAGTGCCCCGAAGATCGTGGCGTACGCGATGGTCGAGGTGACCGACAACATCAGGGTGTAGCCCCACATCACCAGACCGGACAGCACGCTCGATCCCGGCCCGTAGCGCAGCTCCAGCATCTGGCTGACGGTGTAGACCCGCAACCGTTGGATGCGGCCCGCGAACAGCAGGCTCAGCAGCAGGATGCCGACGCCGATGGCGACCACCAGCCACATGCCGGAAATGCCGTACTGGTAGCCGAGTCCGACACCACCGATGGTGGACGCTCCCCCGAGCACGATGGCGGCCATCGTCCCGGAATACAGGAAGGGCCCGAGCCGACGGCCGGCCACGAGGAAGTCGGATTGGGTCGTTGCCTTGCGTTTACCCCAGAAGCCGAATGCGATCATAGCGACGATGTAGATCGCAACAACTGCGACGTCCATGGCGGCGCTCCTTTCTATCTGTCAGGTCTGTAGGGCTGGACTCAGCGCAGGTCCAGGTGGATCAGGGTCGGCCCGTCGGCGCCCAGAGCGGCGCGCACCAGGTCGGTCACCTCGTCGGTGGATGTGGTGCGGATACCGTTGGCGCCCATGGCGATTGCCATGGCGGCCAGATCGGGCGTACGCAGGTCGACGCCGATCGGGGCGATGCCGCGGCTCGCCTGCTGCTCGCGGATCTCGCGGTAGCCGCCGTTGTCGACGACGACCACCGGCACCGGAAGCCGTTGTTCCACAAGGGTGATGAGTTCCTGGACGGAGAACATCAACGCACCGTCGCCGAGCAGCACGGCGACCGGCACGTCCGGTCGGGCGATCGATGCCCCAAGGCCGGCCGGCAGGCCGTAGCCCAGTGTGGCGTAGCCGGGCATGTAGCAGAACTGCCGCGGGCCGGGCACATCGAAGAAGTGCACCGAGCCGAAATACGTGACCTGCGAGCTGTCTCCGGTGAGGATCGCCTCGGCCGGTAATGCGGCCCGCACGGCGGCGTTGATCTCGACGTGGGGCCCGGCGTCGACGGTGGCCTCGGAAACACACTCGGCGCGCAGTACCGCGGCCCGCGCAGATCCGTCGGTCGCCGGCCGGTCGGGCAGCGATGCCGCCAGCGCGGCCAGTGTCGTGGCTGCATCGCCCAGCAGCGCGATATCAGCGGGGCAGTTCTTGTCGAGCTGGCCGGGTTCGATATCGCACCGGATCACCACCTTGCCCCGGATCTGCCCTTCCCACAGGTCGGAATCGCCGAGCTCGGTCCCGATGAGCAGCAGGGCGTCGCTTTCGGCGGCGGCGTTCTGCACGGTCCGCAGCCGCACCGACGCGCCGACCGAAAGCGGATGTGCTTCGGAGACAGCGCCTTTGCCGTTGACGGTGGTGGCGACGGGAGCGCCGAGCAGTTCGGCCAGTGCGGTGAGCTCGCGCTGCGCGTCGACGGCTCCTCCCCCGGCGATGATGAGCGGCGCCTCCGCAGCGGCCAACGCGGCGGCGGCACGTCGCACCGTCTCCGGATCAGCCTGCGGCGCAACCAGTTTCACGCATTGACGAGCGCGTCCCGACCAGGGGGACTCCAGTACGTCGATCGGGATCTCGATGTGCACCGGACGCGGCCTGCGGCCGGTGAAGCTGCCGAACGCCTCGGTCACCGCCTCGGCGGCCTCGTCGGCGCTGCGCACCCGACGGCTCCAGCGCACCAGTTCGTTCATCGCCCCGCTGATGTTCTTGGCCTCGTGGAGCTGACCGAGATCGCGTCCTTCGGCGCCGGTCGGCATGCCCGAGGACAACACCAGCATCGGCTGAGACTCGGCGTAGGCGGTGGCGGCCGCGGTCATGGCGTTGGTCAACCCGGGGCCGCTGGTGGCGACCACGACGCCCGGCCGGCCCGAGACGCGGGCGTAGGCCTCGGCGGCGTAGCCCGCGCCCTGCTCGTGGCGGGGTGTCACGGCGCGGATTCCGGCATCGCGGAGGTGGCGGTAGATCTCCAGGTTGTGAGTGCCCGGGATCCCGAAGATGGTGTCGACACCATGCACGGCAAGGGTTTCCACGACGGCGGCGCCGCCGTTACGGTAGTCGGTCATATCAAGCACCCGTGTTGGTGGCCAATACCGACATCAGCTCGTATGCGACATGCGCCGCGGCGATACCGGTGATTTCCGCGTGGTCGTAGGCGGGGGCGACCTCCACGATGTCGGCGCCGACGACGTTGAGGCCCACCAGGTTTCGCAAGCAATGCAGCAGCTCACGGCTGGTCATGCCACCGGCCTCAGGAGTGCCGGTGCCCGGTGCGTGGGCGGGATCGAGCACGTCGATGTCGACCGAGACGTAGACCGGTGCCTCACCCAGACGCGCCCGCATCCGTTCGATTACGGCCGCCAGACCGTCGATCTGGAAATCGTCGGATCCGAGCACCTGGAATCCGAGTACCTTGTCGTCGGCCAGGTCGGTCGAGGCGTAGAGCGGCCCGCGGGTGCCCACGTGCAGGCAGTGTTCCTTGTCGAGCAGGCCCTCTTCGCTGGCCCGCCGGAACGGGGTTCCGTGGGTGTACGGCGCGCCGAAGTAGGTGTCCCAGGTGTCGAGATGGGCGTCGAAGTGCAGGACCGCGATCGGACCGTGGTCGCGGTGCAGGGATCGCAGCAACGGCAGCGCGATGGTGTGGTCACCGCCGAGGGTGATGAGTTTCGTGCCACCCTCCCGCAGTTGGTCGGAGGCGTATTCGATCGTGGAGATGGCCTCGTTGAGATCGAATGGGTTCACGGCGATGTCGCCGGCGTCGGCCACCTGCTGCGCGGCGAACGGCTCCACGTCGAGGCGGGGGTGGTAGGGCCGCAGCAGCTTGGACGAGGCGCGGATGTGGCCTGGGCCGAACCGCGCACCCGGGCGGTAGGAGACCCCGGAGTCGAACGGGACACCGACCACGGCGACATCGGTGTGCGGCACCTCGTCGGTGCGGGGCAGCCGCGCGAACGTGGCGGGACCGGCGTACCGCGGCACCTTGGTGGCGTCGACGGGTCCGACCGGTGTGCTGTGAGGTGTCTGCTGGGTCATAGCTACACCATGGACGAGAGGCACATCACAGCGATATCGACATATGGGCGAAAATCGCCCGATCGTGTTCGACAATCTGTCCATGCTGTCGATAGCCGAGCTGCTCGCCGATCCCGATCTGCGCCTGAGTCTCGTCGCAGGTCAGGACGCGGTCCAGGACAGTGAGATCGAAGCCGCGGCGGTCTCGGAACTGGCCCGCCCCGGTCCGTGGCTGCAGGGCGGTGAGCTGTTGCTGACCATCGGACTGCTGCTGCCCGGCGACTTCGACGGGTGCCGCGACTATCTCGCCGACCTCAAGGCCGCGGGAGTCCGTGCCGTCGCGCTGGGGCTCGGTGGCGATCTCCCCCATCAATGCGCGCCGCGCCGCCTGATCGACGCCGCCGATGAGGTGGGATTGCCGTTGTTGACCGTGCCCGACCCTGTGCCGTTCATCGCGGTCACCAAGGCGGTGTTCGCGCACCGGGCGCGAGCCGAACGGCGCGAACTGGAATGGGCTTTGCAGACCCAGCGGGCCCTCACCGCCGCTGCCGTCAGCCCCGGCGGGCTGCTCGGCATCCTGGCCGCGCACCGCACCGCGACCGGACGTACCGGGGTGGTGATCGATCTGCTCGGCCGGGTCTTGGCTGAATCCGACCCCGGCGGCGACGAGCTCTCGGTCGCCCTGGCGGATCAGCTGACCGCGGTACGCGACCACGGTCTCGCCGCCGCGGCCGTCGACATCAGCGGCGGCCGCAGGCGCGAACTGCACGGTCTGGGCGCCCGCAGGCTGCGCGCCTGGCTGCTGCTCGACAGCCCGGCGGAAATGCCTGTGGCCCAACAGATCACCGGCGACCTGGTGTCGCTGCTGTCGCTGGAGATCGAACGTCGTCATGGGCTGGACTCCGGCCAGCGCCGTGGACGCGCCCAGGTGCTGGATCGTCTCGCTCGGGCCACCGTCGACGACGTGGTGGCCGCGCGGTGGCTGACGGCGGTGGGCGTACCCGACGTGGATCTGCGGGCCGCGGCGGTGGCGGCCCCTCAGGACGCCGACGATCTGGCGGCGGATCTGCTGATCACCCTGCCCGACGCGCTCGTGCGCGTCGTCGACGATGTCGTGGAGCTCGCGGTTCCGCGCGGCACGGACCTGCCCGGCGTGCTCGGCACCCTGGCCGGACACCGCGCTGCGGGCATCGGGATCGGGGTGAGGCCCGGCGCTCTGGCAGTGTCGCTGCGGCAGGCGCGCTCGGCGCTGGCCGCCAGCCGGGTGAACGGCAGGCACATGCCCGCCGAGGACATCGCCAGCAGCCGGCTGCTGCTCACCGCCGTCGGAGCTGAGCCGCTGAGCGCCTTCGCCGACGCGGTGCTGGGCCCACTCGATGCGGCCGACCGCTCGGCCGAGCTGTTGCACAGCTTGACGGTGTTTCTGGAGAACAACGGGCAGTGGGCACCGGCGGCCGCGGCCCTGCAGGTGCACCGACACACGATGCGCAATCGCGTCGACGCCATCGAACGGCTCACCGGTCGCAGGCTCGACTCCGTGCACGATCGGCACGAGTTGTGGCTGGCGCTGCGGGCCCGGGACGCTGCGCGAATGTCGACCGACTGACCGGTCGCCGAAGATACCCTCTCAATGTGGCGGTCAGCGAGTTCCGGCGCTCGGTTTGCATGCCCGAGCTGGTGTTGAGCGGCCAGCTGCCCGCCCGCACCGCCCACTACGCGGAGAGTCTGTCCAGCCGGCTGCGCGTGCTGACCATCGCGACCTGGATCGCCGCTTCGGTGTCAGGCTTTTTCGGCTTGTTCCAGCTCGTCGTCGGCGGGGCCATCTGGCGCGTCGGGTTTCTCAATCTCGTGTTCGCGGCGCTGTTCGTGCTGGTGCCGCTGCTGTACCGGTTCGGCGAGCTGATCGCACCGTTGAGCTTCTTCGTCATCGCCTACGTCTCGGTGTCGCTGATGTGTTACCAGGTCGGCACGGGATCAGGTCTGCAGCTGTACTTCCTGGTGTCGGCCTCGTTGGTGGTCCTGGTCCTGGGTATCGAGCGCATCGGTCTGGCTGCTGTGCTGGTCGGGTTGGGGGTGATCGCGTCGATTGCGCTGGCGTTCGTGGCCCCGGTCGACCGCGGCCTGGGCCCGTCGTGGACGCTGCGGTTCGGCTTCGTCGTGACGACCGTGTCGGCGACCGTGATGGTCTTCGCGACGGTGTGGTTGGCGTTGCGGGAGAACGCCCGCGCCGAGGCCGCGATGGAGGCCGAATACCAGCGCTCCGAGCAACTACTCGCCAACATCCTGCCTGCGACGGTCGCCGCACGTCTGAAGGACCCGGCCCGCACCATCATCGCCGACAAGTACGACGACGCGTCGATTCTGTTCGCCGACATCGCCGGTTACACCAGCCGGGCCAGCGACACCGCACCCGCGGACCTGGTGCGTTTCCTCGATCGGCTCTACACCGATCTCGACGCGCTCGTCGACAAGCACGATCTGGAGAAGGTGAAGACCAGCGGGGACTCGTACATGGTGGTATCCGGTGTGCCCAAGCCGCGCACCGACCATGTCGAGGCGTTGGCCTGCTTTGCCCTCGACATGGCCGATGCCGTCGCCGATCTCAAGGATCCTCAGGGCCGAGCGGTACCGCTACGCATCGGGCTCGCCTCCGGTCCCGTCGTGGCCGGCGTGGTGGGCGCCCGCAAGTTCTTCTACGACGTGTGGGGCGACGCCGTCAACGTCGCCTCCCGCATGGAGACCACCGACGTCGCCGGCCGAATCCAGGTGCCGCAGAACGTCTATGAGCGCATCAGCGACCGCTTCGTGCTCGAAGAACGCGGCGAGGTCAACATCAAGGGCAAGGGCGTGATGCGGACCTGGTACCTGGTCGGCCGCCGCGACGACGAAGGTCGTGCGGCCGTCGAGACCGGTTAGACCTTGCCGTTCTCCGACTTGATCAACCAGGCCAGCTTTTCCAGCCCGTCGATGAGCTGATGCAGGATGTCCGCGGTGCTCGGGTCCTCGGCGTCGACCGCGTCGTGCACGCTGCGCATGGTGTCGACCACGGCGTAGATGCGGGTGGTGACGAGGTCGACCACCTCGGTCGTATTTCGTTCGTAGGCAGGGAATTCCGGCACCGTGGTCGTCGCGGACACGCTGTCGGAGCGGCCGTCGGGGACGGCGTCCAGTGCGCGCATCCGTTCGGCGATGGTGTCGCTGCCGGTGCGGGCGAAATCGACCAGTTCGTCCAGTTGCAGGTGCAGGTCGCGGAAGTTGGTGCCGACGACGTTCCAGTGCGCCTGCTTGCCTTGCAGTCCGAGTTCGATCAGGTCGACGAGCACCTGCTGAAGATGGGTGCTCAGTTGCGGTGTGGCGTGGAAACCTTGGATCTCTGTTTCGATTCGACGTGTACTCATGCCAGGTCCAACGATGCCTTTTTTGTAATCAATCCAAAATAGACGAGGAGTGGCCGGGATCACACCTGCGGTTCGGTCAACTGGTCGCCGTTCTTGTCCTGCTGACTGAGTAGGCGGGCGTATCCGGCCCCCATCCCCAGCAGCGCCAGCCCGACCACGATGAACACCGCGACCCGGAAGATGCCGTCGAGGGTGCCCAGGTCGAAGAGGAACAGCTTGGCCATCGCGGCGGCCACCAGCGCGAGACCACCCACGATCGGCAGCGACCGCTGGGCCTTGGGCAAGCGCGCGGCGTAGTACAACAACCCGGCGGCGATCATGATCCAGCAGATGGTCGCGATCATGTGCCCGCCGAAGAATCCTGCGCCGGCACCGCCTACGAGCACCCCGACGGTCACCGTGAACGTCGTCACCGCATAACCGATCACCGCCGCCGCGGCCACCCACAGCAGGCGAACCGTGTCGTCGTACGCAGGTCGGCTGCCGGTCCACGACCACACGATCGTCGCTGCGGCGGCGATGGCCAGGATGCTCGAGGTCAGCACCGACACTGCGACTCCCGCGCGGAGTTCGGTTGCCTGCGTAAGGGTTTCCGGCGGCGCGTAGCTCAGGAAATAGCCGCCGCCGACCACCGCGAACCCGATAGCCGCCCACCTGCCGACGTCACTGCGTCGCGCAACCACGGCAACGGCGATCGCCATCGCGAGTAGCACCGGGCCGGCTACCGTGCCGTCGAACGCCACGGTGACCGCGATGAGGGCGGCAACTGCCGACAGCGCCGACCACAGCTGCCGCACCACGGTCGTCACGCCGGGCATCCGATCGCCGATCGCGGTGACTGCCACCAGGGCCGCGGCCAACGCGCCGATCATCAGCGCAGCCACCACTCGATCCGTCGCGGCCGAAACGCACAGCAGTGGAACGGTTCCCGCCGCCGTCGTGAGCGCCATGGCGGCCTTGTTGGTGGTCCAGCGCAGCAATACCACCCCGGCGCCCACGGCCAGCACCGCAGCCACCGCGCACGCCGACGCCAACCGCAGATCCTCCGATGTCGCTGCTGCCAACGCGAACAGCAGCGGTGCCGTGGCCGCCGCGACCCGCGCCACATGCACCGTCATCCAGTCCCGCCCCCACTGCACGGGCAGCGTCGCCGCTGACAAGGCCAGCATGAATCCGATCAGCAGTAGTGTGACGCCGTCGGTGACGACCGGGGCCAGGATGGTCAACGGCACGAGAACCAGCAGGCCGAGTTGTTCGGAGTCCCAGAGTCGAGCCAGCACCAGCCCGCCACCGCCGATGACCGCCGCGATGGCGAGCCCGACCGGCGCGGCAACCCAGTGATAGATCGCCGTCACGGCGATCACGTCGATGTAGGCGGCCGCGATCCCGGTCGCGGCCAGCGCGATCGCGCCGGTGCGCCCGCCGGGCCGCGACTGTTGCCACCAGGAGACCGCGACCAGACCCGCCGCCAGCGCAGCGCCCGCCGCGACGCGGAACTCGGGCCGCAGGATGCCGGCCTGTGCGGCCAGCACCACCAGCAACACGACGCCGACCAGCGTCACGGCCACACCGGCGACCGCGAGCACCTTGCCGATCCAGCCTTCGGACCGTTCGGTGCGCGGCGGCGGTGTCGGTGCGGCGGCCGGAGGCGCAACCGCGACGGGCGGGGTCACCTGCGGGACCGCCGGGTACGGGCCCGCTGCCCAGTACGGAGCAACCGGCGCCGCGACAGGCGCAGGGGCCTGGTGTGTCAGCAGCCGGTCCAGTTCCGCCAGGTCGGCCGCGACCCTTCCCGTGTAGGCGTTGATCGCAGCGATGTCCGAGGCCAGCCGGGAGATGAGGGCACGGTGCGGTTCGGTCATGCCTGTCATCGTGACAGCGAACCAGGGTCACCGGATGAGTAGGACTACTCGTCGAGTCCGTGTTCGATGGCGTAGCGGGCCAACTCGACCCGGTTGGCCACCTGCAGTTTGCGGAATGTGGCCTGGACGTGATTCTCCACGGTCCGGTGGCTCAGCGACAGTCGGGTGGCAATCTGTTTGGCGGACAAGCCTTTCGCCACATAGCGCAGCACCTCGGTCTCCCGTTCGGTGAGGCTCGGTGTGGCGGCGTCGCGGTCAGGGCGCGCCGCCATGCGTCGGTACTCGCCCAGTACCAAGCCGGCCAGACCCGGTGTGAACACGGCCCGGCCCTGCGCGGTCGCCCGAACAGCTTCGCCCAGTTCGGCTTTCGATGCGCTCTTGACCAGATAGCCGGTGGCCCCGGCCTTGACCGCCTCGAGTACGTCGTCACGCTCGTCTGACGCCGACAACACCAGGACCTTGGTGTCCGGGGACACCGCCAGCACCTCGGCGGTGGCTTGCGCGCCGGTGCCGTCGGTCAACCGCATGTCCATCACCACCACGTCGGGCCGGACCACCGCGGCGCGGCGGCGAGCGGCGGCGACGCCGTCGGCCGTTGCCACCACCTCGAATCCGTCGTCGGCAAGATCGCGCGCCACCGCGTCCCGCCAGATCGGATGGTCGTCGACCACCATCACCTTCGGTGCGGACTCCCCCATCACTGTCCCCCTCCTGTGCGCGGCACCGTCAGCTCCCATTCCGTCCCGGCGCCCGGTGCGGTGGTCAGCTCGGCGCTGCCGCCAAGCCAGTCCATCCGTCCCACAATAGATTTCGATACACCGAGCCGACCCTGCCGGGCCGCCTCGGCCAGCCTGCCGTCGGCAATGCCCACCCCGTCGTCGCGGATGCTCACCGTCACGCTGTCCCCCAGATCCTCGAGGAGGACGAACGCCCGAGCATCCGGCCCGGCGTGTGCGGCCACGTTGTCGAGCGCATTGCCGGCCGCTGCGAACAACTCCCGGGCCACGGCGTCCTCCAGCAACACGGGCTCGGCTGGCAGGCTGACCGAAACCCGGTCACTGGCGCGGCTCCGCAGCAGCGCGCCGACGTCGGTCAAGGTCCCGCCCGCAACCTCGGCGTCCGGTGCGCTGACCAGGCGGCGCAACGCCCGCTCCTGCTCCCCCGCCAATTCGGCCAGTTTTGCTGTCTCGCCCCCGATTTCGCGGCCGCGCCGGGAGACCAGGGCCAGCACCTGGATGGCCCCGTCGTGCACGGTGCGGGACAGCCGCTCGCGCTCCTCCAAGGCGGCCGCCAGCCGC
It encodes the following:
- the macS gene encoding MacS family sensor histidine kinase; this translates as MQRRSDPVAPLWRAAQGFRLLSCIYALGFQIAINDDLMRPMLAWLLFSVLMLWSVACAVAYLKGFGRRPAWVIAEIVIVLVLMLSTAFVASDHWVADNQSWPTTLWATNATISAALQFGPVGGMAAGLAVMAAAATLKGYVSPNLGRNATIVIEVAVGLAVGMAAQTARRAHAELERAVRLAAALEERERLSRTVHDGAIQVLALVSRRGREIGGETAKLAELAGEQERALRRLVSAPDAEVAGGTLTDVGALLRSRASDRVSVSLPAEPVLLEDAVARELFAAAGNALDNVAAHAGPDARAFVLLEDLGDSVTVSIRDDGVGIADGRLAEAARQGRLGVSKSIVGRMDWLGGSAELTTAPGAGTEWELTVPRTGGGQ